The proteins below come from a single Holdemania massiliensis genomic window:
- a CDS encoding serine hydrolase domain-containing protein, producing the protein MDCEWSKRTSDFLKMTLAKDYTSVSYALQVDGELVAADALGWQDQPQQIKADERCTYNVASVSKIYCTAAVMVLVQRGLIDLDTPVVEYVPEFTMLDEDYKKITVRHLLNHASGLPGTQWKGFSVTALTERDYDEEVLNYLANSHLKAKPGEYSVYCNDGFTLAEIVVARVSGQRYSDFLRENITGPIQADSTRTIEDRNPDFPLVHEKAKPAELLLVEGAGGLTTSMIDLCKFGQLFLSENPILSEASKQEMAKPQGVSFLAQDQKSPAYGLGWDTVCFSDPDFDLGEGVLRKGGNSFQFTSQLIVIPQYKAVLAISETHDCKIDVTQAALHILAQWLLQHKGISIYKRAQPIPAEAMTAYSGVYLMPSAIATVAMQGAIAHFQDTPLKGQPYPWESYLRYDGQCWIANEKVSYFFAEAQGDEYLMSEMNGVCYPVAMKAKAFAPLSETWKQRLNHRYVVVNPTPEDLVIGEIMTGFSLEALPDFEGILVASFSGRQGSDVYSGGFDGSFIPAGENRGRGFLRTPCNGSRDLIDPYFFTQGEAELCEVASYRYQRTDTLPAYQGQAFADQPQTFRLDQPFDGTLSVPEGRRIMLLDKDLNVVGDTLTDEQLKPAESGYLLLI; encoded by the coding sequence ATGGATTGCGAATGGAGTAAGAGAACCTCAGACTTTTTAAAAATGACGCTGGCCAAGGATTATACGTCTGTGTCCTATGCCCTACAGGTAGATGGCGAACTGGTTGCGGCCGATGCATTAGGCTGGCAGGATCAGCCTCAACAAATCAAGGCGGATGAGCGTTGTACCTACAATGTGGCATCGGTTTCCAAAATCTATTGTACGGCGGCAGTGATGGTGCTGGTTCAGCGCGGATTGATCGACTTGGATACACCGGTCGTGGAGTACGTGCCGGAATTTACAATGCTGGATGAAGATTATAAAAAGATCACCGTGCGGCATCTGTTAAACCATGCCAGCGGTCTGCCGGGAACTCAGTGGAAAGGCTTTTCTGTAACGGCTTTAACGGAACGCGACTATGATGAAGAAGTGCTGAACTATCTGGCGAACAGTCATCTCAAAGCCAAACCGGGGGAATATTCGGTTTACTGCAACGACGGGTTCACCCTGGCTGAGATCGTCGTCGCCCGTGTCAGCGGACAGCGGTACAGTGATTTTCTGCGGGAAAACATCACCGGTCCGATTCAGGCGGATTCCACGCGGACGATTGAGGACCGCAATCCGGATTTTCCGTTAGTTCATGAAAAAGCCAAACCCGCTGAATTGTTATTGGTGGAAGGCGCTGGGGGATTGACGACATCGATGATCGACCTGTGCAAATTCGGCCAGCTGTTTTTATCCGAGAATCCGATTCTCTCCGAAGCCAGCAAGCAGGAAATGGCTAAGCCGCAGGGTGTTTCCTTCTTAGCCCAGGATCAGAAGAGTCCGGCCTATGGTTTAGGCTGGGATACGGTCTGCTTCAGTGATCCTGATTTTGATCTGGGGGAAGGCGTGCTGCGCAAGGGCGGCAACAGCTTCCAGTTTACGTCCCAGCTGATCGTCATTCCCCAATACAAAGCGGTGCTGGCGATCAGTGAAACGCATGACTGCAAGATCGATGTGACCCAGGCAGCGCTGCACATTCTGGCGCAATGGCTCTTACAGCATAAAGGGATTTCAATCTATAAGCGGGCGCAGCCAATTCCGGCGGAAGCAATGACAGCGTACAGCGGCGTCTATCTGATGCCCAGCGCGATTGCAACCGTGGCCATGCAGGGGGCGATTGCCCACTTCCAGGATACCCCGTTAAAAGGTCAGCCTTACCCATGGGAATCCTATCTGCGCTACGATGGCCAGTGCTGGATTGCCAATGAAAAGGTCAGTTATTTCTTTGCCGAAGCTCAAGGCGATGAATATTTGATGAGCGAGATGAACGGCGTATGCTATCCGGTGGCGATGAAGGCAAAAGCGTTTGCCCCGTTAAGTGAAACCTGGAAGCAGCGCTTAAATCATCGCTATGTTGTTGTGAATCCAACGCCGGAGGATTTAGTCATCGGAGAGATCATGACGGGTTTCAGTCTGGAAGCCTTGCCGGACTTTGAAGGCATTCTTGTCGCTTCGTTCAGCGGCCGTCAGGGCAGCGATGTGTACAGCGGCGGATTTGACGGCAGCTTTATTCCAGCTGGGGAAAATCGCGGGCGTGGTTTTCTGCGCACCCCCTGCAACGGCAGCCGTGATTTGATTGATCCTTACTTCTTTACACAGGGGGAGGCCGAGCTGTGCGAAGTGGCTTCCTATCGTTACCAGCGCACGGATACGCTGCCGGCTTACCAGGGGCAGGCTTTTGCGGATCAGCCGCAGACTTTCCGCTTGGATCAGCCGTTTGACGGGACATTGAGCGTTCCGGAAGGCCGGCGGATCATGCTTCTGGACAAGGATCTCAACGTTGTCGGGGATACGCTGACCGACGAACAACTCAAACCCGCAGAAAGCGGTTATCTGCTTTTGATCTAA
- a CDS encoding IS200/IS605 family accessory protein TnpB-related protein, whose amino-acid sequence MKTITCSDRVYYSELSLEEANALHQDIQLYHAMMHTAYHLLCLKSQGIPFSFDDSLGKEMKRRFHTNDYFPLSAIQEAQQHLSNDFANHENQKKVLKAQCKVIEKKIKEVEINIRKIDQQLKELFRKTKQGKQTEADYLLEVQQLRPERKRLKNRRSHLMYGLNRRKQKLEALQRRMKFTCFGGKKLARARTTVYAGQHETWLKAYQSARNRTMMIRGRRQGKFSNNLFQYHIEEGVLIYRCSSEKREIPLKIEFHQHKEELERVVRLPHNTPGKAVAYVLEDHGAYFIIKAIVEMEEKAKSEDTEQGVIGIDINVNHIAVSETDGCGNCVLLKTVKMPLDGKTSEQRKHQIGQTAKEVVLECVRSHKPLVMEDLDFQKTKNKMRYGNRRQNKILSDFATSKIEEAIVRRCWKEGYGVKKVNPANTSKIGKEKYSPRMGCTVHMAAAYVIARRGMGME is encoded by the coding sequence ATGAAGACAATCACCTGTTCGGATCGTGTTTATTATTCTGAATTATCCTTGGAAGAAGCAAACGCTCTGCACCAGGATATCCAGCTTTATCATGCCATGATGCACACTGCCTATCATTTGTTATGTCTGAAATCACAGGGGATTCCCTTTTCCTTTGATGATAGTCTGGGAAAAGAAATGAAACGCCGCTTTCATACGAATGACTATTTTCCACTCTCTGCGATTCAAGAAGCACAACAACATTTAAGCAACGATTTTGCCAACCATGAAAATCAGAAGAAGGTGCTGAAGGCTCAATGTAAGGTCATCGAGAAAAAAATAAAAGAAGTCGAAATCAACATTCGGAAAATTGACCAACAATTAAAAGAATTATTCAGAAAGACAAAACAAGGGAAACAAACGGAAGCGGATTACTTGCTTGAAGTGCAACAGCTGCGTCCTGAGCGGAAACGATTAAAGAATCGACGTTCTCATCTGATGTATGGCTTGAATCGGAGAAAGCAGAAGTTAGAAGCTCTTCAACGAAGAATGAAGTTTACTTGTTTTGGTGGGAAGAAGTTAGCTAGGGCAAGAACGACAGTGTATGCAGGGCAACATGAAACTTGGCTGAAAGCATATCAATCAGCCCGCAATCGAACGATGATGATACGGGGAAGAAGGCAAGGAAAATTCTCAAATAACTTATTCCAATATCATATCGAAGAGGGAGTTTTGATTTACCGCTGCAGCAGTGAGAAACGAGAGATCCCGCTTAAGATTGAGTTTCATCAACACAAAGAAGAGTTGGAAAGAGTGGTAAGATTGCCGCATAATACACCTGGAAAAGCAGTGGCTTATGTGTTGGAAGATCATGGCGCTTATTTTATTATCAAAGCGATCGTGGAGATGGAAGAGAAAGCAAAGAGCGAAGACACAGAACAAGGGGTCATTGGCATAGACATCAATGTCAATCATATCGCGGTAAGTGAAACGGATGGTTGTGGAAACTGTGTTTTATTGAAAACGGTGAAAATGCCGTTGGATGGGAAAACCAGTGAACAAAGGAAACATCAGATTGGTCAGACAGCCAAGGAAGTAGTCTTGGAATGTGTGCGGAGTCATAAACCGTTAGTGATGGAAGATTTGGATTTTCAGAAGACAAAAAATAAGATGCGGTATGGAAATCGAAGACAAAATAAAATATTATCCGACTTTGCGACAAGCAAGATCGAAGAAGCGATTGTGCGGCGATGCTGGAAAGAGGGATATGGAGTAAAGAAGGTGAATCCTGCGAATACAAGCAAGATCGGGAAAGAAAAATACAGCCCAAGAATGGGCTGTACAGTGCATATGGCAGCCGCGTATGTGATAGCGCGGCGAGGGATGGGAATGGAATAG
- a CDS encoding FMN-binding protein, whose amino-acid sequence MKKLTMVLIAALLMLSAAACSSSETKTETLEGKGNGFGGLITVTLTRKDGKITEVKAVGDEETQGIGSKAIEQLPAAIVKANSADVDNVSGATFTSQGIKDAVNNALDPQAYPYLEKAEKEEPKKDIAAADLYQGLAMVSNGRLGPGKDDQEVPVYSFNEVVLSALFDQKGQILDLNFDELEVATPNYDGADMPQFSGFPGQGGYNNDENHDGKIEGKTADSEDQYLAEFETWKTKRERGDSYKLNSGTWASEMNVFEQLFTGKTVAEVKDWFAKYTDANGRPLQAEAKSDEDKAKFNALNEEEKQMLEDVRTGATISLKDPHGDFIAALEKAYAMRQPLEVKEAAAEGLGLASNGRVGPGKDDQEVPVYSFNTVVASALFDGEGRITALRLDELEVATPNYDGADMPQFSGFPGQGGYNNDENHDGKIEGKTVDSEDQYLAEFETWKTKRERGDSYKLNSGTWASEADVFEQLFVGKTIAEVEDWFAKYTDANGRPLQAEAKSEEDKAKFKALTDEEKQMLEDVRTGATISLKDPHGDFIQAIKNAYENRRPITLKSE is encoded by the coding sequence ATGAAAAAGTTGACGATGGTTCTGATCGCTGCTCTGCTGATGCTTTCCGCAGCGGCCTGCAGCAGTTCTGAAACGAAAACGGAAACACTGGAAGGGAAAGGCAATGGCTTCGGCGGATTGATAACAGTAACGCTGACCCGCAAAGACGGCAAGATCACAGAGGTCAAAGCCGTTGGCGATGAAGAAACCCAGGGCATCGGCTCCAAAGCGATTGAACAGCTTCCAGCTGCCATTGTCAAAGCCAATTCCGCAGACGTGGATAATGTCAGCGGGGCGACTTTTACCAGTCAGGGAATTAAGGATGCGGTCAACAATGCACTGGATCCGCAGGCTTATCCTTATTTAGAAAAGGCTGAAAAGGAAGAGCCGAAGAAGGACATCGCCGCGGCGGATCTCTATCAGGGGCTGGCGATGGTTTCCAATGGCCGCTTAGGGCCGGGCAAAGACGATCAGGAAGTGCCGGTTTACAGCTTTAATGAAGTCGTGCTGAGCGCACTGTTTGATCAGAAGGGTCAAATTCTGGATTTGAATTTTGATGAATTGGAAGTGGCGACGCCGAATTATGACGGAGCGGATATGCCGCAGTTCTCGGGGTTCCCAGGCCAAGGTGGATATAATAATGATGAGAACCACGATGGCAAAATTGAAGGCAAAACGGCTGACAGTGAAGATCAGTATCTGGCCGAATTTGAGACCTGGAAAACAAAACGGGAACGCGGCGACAGCTATAAGCTCAACAGCGGCACCTGGGCCAGTGAGATGAATGTTTTTGAACAGCTGTTTACAGGCAAAACCGTCGCTGAAGTCAAAGACTGGTTCGCTAAATATACCGACGCCAATGGCCGGCCATTGCAGGCAGAAGCCAAGAGCGATGAAGACAAGGCCAAGTTTAATGCCTTAAATGAGGAAGAAAAGCAGATGCTGGAAGATGTCCGCACCGGAGCTACGATTTCTCTGAAAGATCCGCACGGCGATTTCATCGCAGCGCTGGAAAAAGCTTATGCAATGCGTCAGCCGCTGGAAGTCAAAGAAGCCGCGGCAGAAGGGTTGGGATTGGCTTCCAACGGCCGCGTCGGACCGGGCAAGGATGATCAGGAAGTGCCGGTTTACAGCTTCAATACTGTAGTAGCCAGCGCACTGTTTGATGGCGAAGGACGGATCACAGCATTAAGACTGGATGAACTGGAAGTCGCAACGCCGAACTACGATGGCGCGGATATGCCGCAGTTCTCGGGGTTCCCGGGCCAGGGCGGCTATAACAACGATGAAAATCATGACGGCAAAATTGAAGGCAAAACCGTCGACAGTGAAGATCAGTATTTAGCTGAATTTGAAACCTGGAAAACAAAGCGGGAACGCGGCGACAGCTATAAGCTTAACAGCGGGACCTGGGCGAGTGAAGCCGATGTCTTTGAACAGCTGTTTGTCGGCAAGACGATTGCGGAAGTTGAGGACTGGTTTGCCAAGTATACCGATGCCAACGGCCGTCCGCTGCAGGCAGAAGCCAAGAGTGAGGAAGACAAGGCCAAGTTTAAGGCTTTGACGGATGAGGAAAAGCAGATGCTGGAAGATGTCCGTACAGGAGCTACGATTTCCCTGAAGGATCCACACGGTGATTTCATTCAGGCAATAAAAAACGCTTATGAAAACCGCCGTCCGATAACGCTGAAAAGCGAATAA
- a CDS encoding LytTR family transcriptional regulator DNA-binding domain-containing protein — protein sequence MNEAWKQRLLESGEHLIHIECDNQGSDQIRDCLLAVSPLGIVRRQEAFYEDMKTAEYLRFFASLFRSALPIQSVMETMRLSALARTPIEKLDYSQRRRLAIAREILHQAPVLWIEEPLLNLDESSRAVILAWLEQAVSTKIITTTVSLKLLYLLPGVGYTLDQGSLVKLENEADAFQPHACGKIPVKLEDKILVFDPQEIDYAESVGGKCRIVVHGSEFITPSTMEELEDRLAAYGFFRCHRSYLVNMEKVKELIRWTRNSYGLKLKTQPDVDIPLSKGRVDDLKRLWNL from the coding sequence ATGAACGAAGCGTGGAAACAGCGGCTGCTTGAAAGCGGGGAGCACTTAATTCATATCGAATGCGACAATCAAGGCAGCGATCAGATTCGGGATTGTCTGCTTGCGGTGAGTCCGTTAGGCATCGTGCGGCGTCAGGAGGCCTTTTATGAGGACATGAAGACAGCGGAATATCTGCGCTTTTTTGCCAGCCTGTTCCGATCGGCGTTGCCGATTCAATCCGTGATGGAAACGATGCGGCTGTCAGCCCTGGCACGGACGCCGATTGAAAAACTAGACTATTCCCAACGCCGCCGTTTAGCCATCGCCCGGGAGATTCTGCATCAGGCGCCGGTTCTCTGGATCGAAGAACCACTTTTAAACCTAGACGAAAGCAGCCGCGCGGTGATTTTAGCCTGGCTGGAACAAGCTGTTTCAACCAAGATTATCACGACCACCGTTTCATTGAAGCTGCTGTATCTGCTTCCTGGCGTCGGCTACACGCTGGATCAAGGCAGTCTGGTTAAACTGGAGAATGAAGCCGATGCGTTTCAGCCGCATGCCTGCGGTAAAATTCCCGTAAAGCTGGAAGATAAAATTCTTGTTTTTGACCCTCAGGAGATCGATTACGCGGAAAGCGTCGGAGGCAAATGCCGAATCGTTGTCCACGGCAGCGAATTTATCACGCCCTCAACCATGGAAGAGCTGGAGGACCGGCTCGCGGCCTATGGTTTTTTCCGTTGTCATCGTTCGTATTTAGTCAATATGGAAAAGGTGAAGGAATTGATCCGCTGGACGCGCAATTCCTACGGCTTAAAGCTGAAGACGCAACCGGATGTTGACATTCCGTTAAGCAAAGGACGTGTCGATGATTTGAAGCGGCTGTGGAATCTTTAA
- a CDS encoding sensor domain-containing diguanylate cyclase: protein MKKQLQLSRTTLLLAAIFLLINGLGGAWIWHREVRWIENTLSDHGEHAEIQLNEVMADYTHSFQLFVCLLDQLIQAHPDPDEIWNELKGMDSTLAQIEQETFDGVYMVYQDRYLYSWDTPYAEYESTGYQPQARPWYQNAVKGQGAVVFTPPYMSYANHYILSTISQLQPDQETVFAYDIKMGNIQQLVHQLRQFDQEQLMIFDNNGTIIGSDQEAYLGSVLSGETAAAEKALRQAEEARDKITEQGQAKQKAQEEAEAAAIFLQFLQTNSPAVKQLLDQPAQVLPVKIDQRHYYGTMQTGESYHVLLLVPLTSLLAQSVQVWLLPLLSIELILVYGLSRIRKELHTRELRQAYIELGQTQKRLEIALKAAQKAAAIDDLTGMMNVKSFCQNVTEQIQHMQENDHGILIFLDGDHFKTINDTYGHQVGDEVIKLASQMIIGRIRTIDLASRLHGDEFAIFVSNTQDYQVARKIVEDINTTLLAESARRHMPNITLSAGAVIATCKSSYPLLAKQADQALYEAKATHNGGFAHA from the coding sequence TTGAAGAAACAACTTCAGCTTTCACGCACAACTTTGCTGCTCGCGGCAATCTTTTTATTGATCAATGGGTTAGGGGGAGCCTGGATCTGGCATCGGGAAGTACGCTGGATTGAAAATACTTTATCGGACCATGGCGAACACGCCGAAATCCAGCTTAACGAGGTTATGGCAGACTACACCCATTCCTTCCAGCTGTTTGTATGTCTTTTGGATCAGCTGATTCAGGCGCATCCCGATCCGGATGAAATCTGGAATGAATTAAAAGGAATGGATTCCACGTTAGCCCAAATCGAACAGGAAACCTTCGACGGCGTATATATGGTATATCAGGATCGTTATCTGTACAGTTGGGATACCCCTTATGCTGAATATGAAAGTACAGGCTATCAGCCGCAGGCGCGGCCTTGGTATCAAAATGCGGTGAAGGGACAGGGAGCAGTCGTCTTCACTCCGCCCTATATGAGTTATGCCAATCATTACATTCTGTCAACAATCTCACAGCTGCAGCCAGATCAGGAAACCGTCTTTGCCTATGACATCAAAATGGGCAATATCCAGCAATTAGTTCATCAGCTGCGGCAGTTTGATCAGGAACAGCTGATGATTTTTGATAACAACGGTACGATTATCGGTTCTGACCAGGAAGCGTATTTGGGCAGCGTTTTAAGCGGTGAGACGGCGGCAGCTGAAAAAGCGCTGAGACAGGCGGAAGAAGCCAGGGATAAAATCACTGAGCAGGGGCAGGCAAAGCAGAAAGCCCAGGAAGAAGCGGAGGCAGCAGCGATCTTCCTGCAGTTTCTTCAGACCAACAGCCCTGCCGTCAAACAGCTTTTGGATCAGCCGGCACAGGTGCTGCCTGTCAAAATTGATCAACGCCATTATTATGGAACGATGCAGACAGGTGAGTCCTATCACGTCCTGCTTTTGGTTCCGCTCACTTCCCTGCTTGCCCAAAGCGTGCAGGTCTGGCTGCTTCCGCTGCTGAGCATTGAACTGATTTTGGTCTACGGTTTAAGCCGGATCCGCAAGGAGCTGCATACCCGCGAGCTGCGGCAGGCCTATATTGAATTGGGACAAACCCAAAAGCGGTTGGAAATCGCCTTGAAAGCAGCCCAGAAAGCAGCGGCGATTGATGATTTAACCGGTATGATGAACGTCAAATCTTTTTGCCAAAATGTTACGGAACAGATTCAGCACATGCAGGAAAACGATCATGGGATTTTAATTTTCCTGGACGGCGATCACTTCAAGACGATCAATGATACCTATGGACATCAGGTCGGTGATGAGGTTATCAAACTGGCTTCCCAGATGATCATCGGACGTATCCGTACGATTGACTTGGCATCGCGGCTGCATGGCGATGAATTCGCAATCTTTGTTTCCAACACTCAGGATTACCAGGTAGCCCGAAAAATTGTTGAGGATATCAACACAACCTTGCTTGCCGAATCGGCGCGCCGGCATATGCCGAATATCACCCTGTCCGCCGGAGCGGTCATCGCTACATGCAAAAGCAGCTATCCCCTTCTGGCAAAACAAGCTGATCAAGCGTTATATGAAGCAAAAGCGACGCATAACGGTGGTTTTGCCCACGCCTGA
- a CDS encoding transposase zinc-binding domain-containing protein has protein sequence MRPAIMKAVNSIILCEYHDLGHSLYECPHCENFTFVWHTC, from the coding sequence ATCCGTCCCGCAATCATGAAAGCAGTTAACTCGATTATTCTCTGTGAATATCATGATCTCGGCCACTCTCTTTACGAATGTCCTCATTGTGAAAACTTCACTTTTGTTTGGCATACTTGTTAA
- a CDS encoding ABC transporter ATP-binding protein, whose protein sequence is MDECIRIANLTKTFQGKTALNQLNCVVQQGEIYGFLGPSGAGKTTTIKLLTGQLKPQSGELTVLGKPVVPGRNDLYSQIGVLTDNSGFYEKMTVRENLKLFARISQTTDTRIQQVLEQLGLAEHQNKKAEKLSRGMKQRLMFARAILHQPKLLFLDEPTANLDPSTSEDVHALIRQMNSQGTTIFLTTHNMEEAQELCDHVAFLNEGHIVEEGTPSALRLKYAEDAVELRYKDGTCVRVRKDAEALREALKQEGQLLTIHSQEPDLKTIFLQLTGRDLR, encoded by the coding sequence ATGGACGAATGTATTCGCATCGCCAATCTGACCAAAACCTTTCAAGGCAAGACGGCGCTGAATCAATTGAACTGCGTCGTGCAGCAAGGAGAAATTTATGGCTTTCTCGGACCTTCCGGGGCCGGCAAAACGACGACGATCAAACTGCTGACCGGACAGCTCAAGCCGCAGTCAGGTGAATTAACTGTTTTAGGCAAGCCGGTGGTCCCCGGACGTAATGATCTGTATTCCCAGATTGGCGTCTTGACGGACAACAGCGGATTTTATGAAAAGATGACAGTGAGAGAAAACTTAAAGCTGTTTGCCCGGATTTCCCAAACAACCGATACTCGGATTCAGCAGGTGCTTGAACAGCTGGGCTTGGCCGAACACCAGAATAAGAAGGCGGAGAAGCTTTCCCGCGGCATGAAGCAGCGGCTGATGTTTGCGCGGGCAATCCTGCACCAGCCCAAGCTGTTGTTTTTGGATGAGCCGACAGCGAACCTGGATCCCTCGACCAGCGAGGATGTGCATGCGCTGATCCGGCAGATGAACAGCCAGGGAACAACGATTTTTCTGACGACACACAATATGGAAGAAGCTCAGGAATTATGCGATCACGTCGCTTTCTTAAATGAAGGGCATATCGTAGAAGAAGGCACGCCTTCCGCTTTGCGGTTAAAATATGCCGAAGATGCGGTGGAACTGCGCTACAAGGACGGAACCTGTGTGCGCGTGCGCAAGGACGCGGAAGCGCTGCGTGAAGCCTTAAAACAAGAAGGTCAGCTGTTAACGATCCATTCGCAGGAGCCGGATCTCAAGACAATCTTTTTGCAGCTGACGGGGAGGGATTTACGATGA
- a CDS encoding M14 family zinc carboxypeptidase, giving the protein MDFKQLIDEIPAYDHFMTVDEMDASTLKLAEEYPDLVTVTQEGTSRGGHPIYCLKIGDGPKNAFMFGCPHPNEPMGAMMLEYFSRRLCEDEALRKELGYTWYLIKSIDVDGTKLNEGWFKGPFTITNYAKNFFRPVGSEQAEWTFPFVYKNYSWTTPIPETQVLMNIIDRVKPEFMYSLHNAGFGGAYWYVSGNEPSMWDRFYKAAEKQNVPLNLGEPEMVYVTQYAPACYKMTGSKDSYDYYEKSMEHPEAMMSCGTSSDDYASQYGTYTLVAELPYFFSRKIVSDKIMPFTRAEAAIQGEQVNHDQIEEIGKILEPVKPWFTEDNPFPKIVLLSVDKNEASTQAQIDYYKNTEAYQQPCKESEAFDCLDITRFYTLLSWGLSVRAIHYAMEHTDIDPQLAKTALDKAQAGFDRLAAALENDIDYSVVPIRSLIGVQLESGMIVADLIRSK; this is encoded by the coding sequence ATGGATTTTAAGCAGTTAATCGACGAAATCCCGGCCTATGATCATTTCATGACCGTGGATGAAATGGATGCCAGCACCTTGAAACTGGCAGAAGAATATCCAGATTTAGTGACGGTGACGCAGGAGGGAACCTCTCGGGGCGGTCATCCGATCTATTGTCTGAAGATTGGCGATGGTCCGAAAAATGCCTTTATGTTCGGCTGTCCGCATCCAAATGAACCGATGGGCGCGATGATGCTGGAATATTTCTCACGCCGCTTATGTGAGGATGAAGCGCTGCGTAAAGAATTAGGTTATACGTGGTATCTGATCAAAAGCATTGACGTTGACGGAACCAAATTAAATGAAGGCTGGTTCAAAGGACCGTTTACGATCACCAATTACGCCAAAAACTTCTTCCGTCCAGTCGGCTCTGAACAGGCAGAATGGACATTCCCGTTTGTTTACAAAAATTACAGCTGGACAACGCCAATCCCGGAAACTCAGGTATTAATGAATATCATCGATCGGGTCAAACCGGAATTCATGTATTCCCTGCACAATGCCGGCTTCGGCGGTGCGTATTGGTACGTTTCCGGAAATGAGCCAAGCATGTGGGATCGCTTCTACAAAGCGGCGGAAAAACAGAATGTTCCGCTGAATTTGGGTGAACCGGAAATGGTTTATGTCACGCAGTATGCCCCGGCCTGCTACAAAATGACAGGCTCCAAGGATTCTTACGACTATTATGAGAAAAGCATGGAACATCCAGAAGCGATGATGAGCTGCGGCACCAGCTCCGATGATTATGCTTCCCAATATGGGACTTACACATTGGTTGCCGAGCTGCCCTATTTCTTCTCACGCAAAATTGTTTCCGATAAAATCATGCCGTTTACCCGGGCGGAAGCTGCGATTCAGGGTGAACAGGTCAACCATGATCAGATTGAAGAGATCGGCAAGATTTTAGAGCCAGTTAAGCCTTGGTTTACCGAGGATAATCCATTCCCGAAAATCGTTCTGCTGTCTGTGGATAAAAACGAGGCTTCCACTCAGGCTCAGATTGATTATTATAAAAATACGGAAGCCTACCAGCAGCCCTGCAAGGAATCGGAAGCCTTTGACTGTCTGGATATCACCCGTTTCTACACCTTGTTAAGCTGGGGGTTAAGTGTACGGGCAATCCATTATGCGATGGAACATACCGATATTGATCCGCAGCTGGCAAAGACGGCTTTGGACAAGGCTCAGGCAGGGTTTGACCGCTTGGCTGCCGCGCTGGAAAACGACATCGACTATTCCGTTGTTCCGATTCGCAGTCTGATCGGCGTGCAGTTGGAAAGCGGCATGATCGTCGCCGATCTCATCCGTTCTAAATAA
- a CDS encoding ABC transporter permease, with translation MKLRSHVMTALLRKDLKMTLINKNTLIMLILPVVFAVMYGYILPMTKDREATVYFIVICQIMNLAMTPISLLSMMVAEEKEKNTLRTLMLSDVSAEEFLLSKSLIALFLMTIVAIVDFFLLKGSMDFFAVYLIGGTLASLSLLFMGAMIGLLCKDQMSTGTLSAPFMILVMLPAIFSTMNSTIHAIAQFLPTTAFIDLVMRQASGLPLVSLEGAMSLAVMIVWVGLCALAFNLVYRRKGIDE, from the coding sequence ATGAAGCTCAGAAGTCATGTCATGACTGCCTTATTGCGCAAGGATCTGAAAATGACGCTGATCAATAAGAATACACTGATCATGCTGATCTTACCGGTTGTGTTTGCCGTCATGTATGGTTATATTCTTCCCATGACTAAAGATCGTGAGGCAACTGTATACTTCATCGTGATCTGTCAGATCATGAACCTGGCAATGACCCCAATCAGTCTGTTAAGCATGATGGTCGCGGAAGAAAAAGAAAAGAACACGCTGCGCACTTTAATGCTTTCGGATGTGTCGGCCGAAGAATTTCTGTTAAGCAAATCGCTGATTGCCTTATTTTTAATGACGATTGTCGCAATTGTAGATTTCTTCCTTTTAAAAGGATCCATGGATTTCTTTGCGGTGTATCTGATTGGCGGGACCCTGGCTTCGCTCAGTCTGTTGTTTATGGGAGCCATGATCGGCCTGCTGTGCAAAGACCAAATGTCAACCGGAACCTTGTCTGCACCATTTATGATTCTGGTTATGCTGCCGGCAATCTTCTCAACGATGAACTCGACGATTCATGCCATCGCTCAGTTTTTGCCGACAACCGCATTTATCGATCTGGTTATGCGCCAGGCATCAGGTTTGCCGTTAGTCAGTCTGGAAGGGGCCATGAGCCTGGCTGTGATGATCGTCTGGGTCGGACTCTGTGCCTTGGCGTTCAATCTCGTCTATCGCCGCAAAGGAATTGACGAATAA